From a region of the Erythrobacter neustonensis genome:
- a CDS encoding SH3 domain-containing protein has product MHKIRLFIASGFALMLALAGFASPLNAQDRALPYWAVLRYEKVNMRVGPSGEYPVIWVYQRQGMPVKVIRIREGWRLVEDHEGTQGWISASQLDLARAGMVIGKGLAEVRAAANDAAPVNWRAEPGVVGKMKPCRDGWCEMDIAGRKGFVAAARLWGSQQLAGDE; this is encoded by the coding sequence ATGCACAAGATCCGCCTTTTCATCGCCTCCGGCTTTGCCCTGATGCTGGCATTGGCCGGATTTGCTTCGCCGCTCAATGCGCAGGACCGCGCGCTGCCCTATTGGGCGGTGCTGCGCTATGAAAAGGTCAACATGCGCGTGGGGCCGAGCGGGGAGTATCCGGTGATCTGGGTGTATCAACGCCAGGGGATGCCGGTGAAGGTCATCCGCATCCGCGAAGGCTGGCGTCTGGTCGAGGATCATGAAGGCACGCAGGGCTGGATTTCGGCAAGCCAGCTCGATCTTGCGCGTGCAGGGATGGTGATCGGCAAGGGACTGGCCGAGGTCCGTGCCGCCGCCAATGATGCAGCGCCGGTCAACTGGCGCGCAGAACCCGGTGTGGTCGGCAAGATGAAACCCTGCCGCGATGGCTGGTGTGAAATGGATATCGCCGGACGCAAAGGCTTTGTCGCCGCCGCCCGGCTGTGGGGATCGCAGCAGTTGGCGGGCGACGAATAA
- a CDS encoding 2-hydroxyacid dehydrogenase — translation MTQRPSRPLAAPARVIVTRHLMPGVEARMRELFDVVLNEDDAPMSREQLIRAMQDCDVLVPTVTDRIDAAMIAEAGERLGLIASFGAGTEHIDLAVAAARRIIVTNTPGVFTDDTADLTMAGIIGVPRRIREGTALVRRGEWTGWAPSGLLGRKLAGKVLGIIGMGRIGQAVAHRARAFGLEIAYYNRKALPEALERMLGARYVANIDALMAEADILTLHCPLTDETRHLVNARRIALMKPGSSIVNTARGELIDQEALIAALQSGHLAGAGLDVYPDEPNVDPRLIAHPNVMTLPHIGSATAEGREDSGHKVIANIRMWADGHRPPDQVLTALVR, via the coding sequence ATGACCCAGCGCCCTTCCCGCCCGCTTGCCGCGCCCGCGCGCGTGATCGTTACCCGTCATCTGATGCCCGGCGTCGAGGCGCGGATGCGCGAGCTGTTCGATGTCGTTCTGAACGAGGACGATGCGCCGATGAGCCGCGAGCAACTGATCCGCGCGATGCAGGACTGCGACGTGCTCGTGCCGACGGTTACCGACCGGATCGATGCGGCGATGATTGCGGAGGCAGGCGAACGGCTCGGCCTCATCGCCAGCTTCGGTGCAGGCACCGAACATATCGATCTGGCCGTTGCTGCCGCGCGGCGGATCATCGTCACCAACACCCCCGGCGTCTTCACAGACGATACCGCCGACCTGACGATGGCAGGGATCATCGGCGTGCCGCGGCGCATCCGCGAAGGCACCGCGCTGGTGCGGCGGGGCGAATGGACCGGCTGGGCGCCGTCGGGGCTTCTGGGACGCAAGCTTGCCGGCAAGGTGCTCGGCATCATCGGCATGGGCCGGATCGGGCAGGCGGTCGCCCACCGCGCGCGAGCGTTCGGTCTCGAGATCGCCTATTACAACCGCAAGGCCCTGCCCGAGGCATTGGAGCGGATGCTGGGCGCACGCTATGTCGCCAATATCGATGCGCTGATGGCCGAGGCCGATATCCTTACCCTGCACTGCCCGCTCACCGACGAGACCCGTCATCTGGTCAACGCGCGCCGCATCGCGCTGATGAAGCCGGGCAGCAGCATCGTGAACACCGCGCGCGGCGAGCTGATCGACCAGGAAGCGCTGATCGCGGCGTTGCAATCGGGGCACCTCGCGGGCGCGGGGCTCGATGTCTATCCGGACGAGCCCAACGTCGACCCGCGCCTGATCGCGCATCCCAACGTCATGACCCTCCCCCACATCGGCAGCGCCACCGCAGAAGGTCGCGAGGATTCTGGGCACAAGGTGATCGCCAATATCCGCATGTGGGCCGACGGGCATCGCCCGCCCGATCAGGTGCTGACGGCGCTGGTGCGGTAG
- a CDS encoding NADH-quinone oxidoreductase subunit A, giving the protein MIDLSQYLPILLFVLIALGLSVLFVVAPMAVSRLTGVHNPDAEKLSEYECGFPAFEDARSQFDVRFYLVAISFIVFDLEAAFLFPWAVSLGETGWVGWSGMMVFLFILAVGLAYEWKKGALDWE; this is encoded by the coding sequence GTGATCGATCTCAGCCAGTATCTGCCGATACTGTTATTCGTACTCATCGCCCTCGGGCTGTCGGTTCTTTTCGTCGTGGCCCCGATGGCGGTGTCGCGGCTGACCGGCGTGCACAATCCGGATGCCGAAAAGCTCTCGGAATACGAGTGCGGCTTTCCGGCTTTCGAGGACGCGCGCAGTCAGTTCGATGTGCGCTTCTACCTCGTCGCGATCAGCTTCATCGTTTTCGACCTTGAAGCCGCGTTCCTGTTCCCCTGGGCGGTCAGCCTGGGCGAAACGGGCTGGGTGGGCTGGTCCGGTATGATGGTGTTCCTGTTCATCCTTGCCGTCGGGCTTGCGTATGAATGGAAGAAAGGCGCGTTGGACTGGGAATGA
- a CDS encoding thiolase family protein: protein MTQLSPNDPVVILSYVRTPMGAMQGALSDVSATDLGGIAVKAAVERAGVSGEDIDRAYMGCVLPAGLGQAPARQAAIKAGLPLSVEATTVNKVCGSGMQTLIMGAEALASGTIDIVVAGGMESMTNAPYLMKKHRSGARMGHDTAYDHMFLDGLEDAYEPGRAMGTFAQDTANDYQMTREEMDAYTIESLSRANKAIASGAFADEVVPVTVSTRAGDVVVEHDEAPGKGRPDKIPQLKPAFAKDGTITAATSSSISDGAAALVLTRASVADAKGLLPVARVVATAAHAQAPAQFTTAPIPAIRKVLDRAGWSVEDVDLFEVNEAFACVAMFAMRDLGIAHDKINVNGGGTALGHPIGASGARIVVTLIAALKAQGKRRGVAALCIGGGEATAVAVELV from the coding sequence ATGACCCAGCTTTCGCCGAACGATCCGGTCGTCATTCTCTCCTACGTCCGCACCCCGATGGGCGCGATGCAGGGCGCTTTGTCCGATGTCAGCGCAACCGATCTCGGCGGGATCGCGGTCAAGGCCGCGGTCGAACGCGCCGGCGTGTCCGGCGAGGATATCGACCGCGCCTATATGGGCTGCGTGCTGCCCGCGGGGCTCGGCCAGGCGCCCGCGCGTCAGGCCGCGATCAAGGCGGGGCTGCCGCTCTCGGTCGAAGCGACCACCGTCAACAAGGTGTGCGGCAGCGGCATGCAGACGCTGATCATGGGCGCCGAAGCGCTTGCCAGCGGCACGATCGACATTGTGGTTGCCGGCGGCATGGAGAGCATGACCAACGCGCCCTACCTCATGAAGAAGCACCGCTCGGGCGCGCGCATGGGTCACGACACCGCCTATGACCACATGTTCCTCGACGGCCTCGAAGATGCTTACGAGCCGGGCCGCGCCATGGGCACCTTCGCGCAGGATACCGCCAACGATTACCAGATGACCCGCGAAGAGATGGACGCCTACACCATCGAAAGCCTGTCGCGCGCGAACAAGGCGATCGCCAGCGGCGCCTTTGCCGACGAGGTCGTGCCTGTGACCGTCTCGACCCGCGCCGGCGATGTCGTGGTCGAACATGACGAAGCGCCCGGCAAGGGCCGCCCCGACAAGATCCCGCAGTTGAAGCCCGCCTTTGCCAAGGACGGCACGATCACCGCGGCGACATCGTCGTCGATCTCGGACGGTGCGGCAGCGCTGGTCCTGACCCGCGCAAGCGTGGCGGACGCCAAGGGCCTCTTGCCGGTTGCCCGCGTGGTTGCAACCGCGGCGCACGCACAGGCCCCGGCACAGTTCACCACCGCACCGATCCCGGCGATCAGGAAGGTGCTCGACCGCGCCGGTTGGAGCGTCGAGGATGTCGATCTGTTCGAAGTCAACGAAGCCTTCGCCTGCGTCGCGATGTTTGCGATGCGCGACCTCGGGATCGCGCATGACAAAATCAACGTGAACGGCGGCGGCACGGCGCTCGGCCACCCGATCGGGGCGAGCGGCGCGCGCATTGTGGTGACGCTGATTGCGGCACTGAAGGCGCAGGGCAAGCGCCGCGGCGTTGCGGCGCTGTGCATCGGCGGCGGCGAAGCGACGGCGGTTGCCGTCGAACTCGTGTAA
- the prfB gene encoding peptide chain release factor 2: protein MRAEGQAYINRIEAALSLVRLSLDWDRALRRLDELNARVQDPNLWDNPKQAQAISREQKTLETAVNTVREIEAEMADAVEFVEMGEAEGEDSIIDDGLATLAALADRADADKVQALLSGEADGNDTYLEIHAGAGGTESQDWAEMLFRMYGRWAERRGFKVETVEYQAGEQAGIKSATLLIKGDGAYGYAKTESGVHRLVRISPYDSSARRHTSFSSVWVYPVIDDSFEIDINPADLKIDTYRASGAGGQHVNTTDSAVRITHQPSGIVVASQQDRSQHKNREIAMNMLKARLYEAEMRAREEAASAEHSAKSDIGWGHQIRSYVLQPYQMVKDLRTGVVSTAPDAVLDGAIDPFISAALAQRVTGEKVEIEDVE from the coding sequence ATGCGGGCCGAAGGCCAGGCCTATATCAACCGGATCGAAGCGGCGCTCTCGCTGGTGCGGCTATCGCTCGACTGGGACCGCGCGCTGCGCCGGCTCGACGAGCTGAATGCACGCGTGCAGGACCCGAACCTGTGGGACAATCCCAAGCAGGCGCAGGCGATCAGCCGCGAGCAGAAGACGCTTGAAACCGCGGTCAACACCGTGCGCGAGATCGAGGCTGAAATGGCCGATGCGGTCGAATTCGTCGAAATGGGCGAGGCCGAGGGCGAGGACTCGATTATCGACGATGGTCTGGCAACGCTGGCCGCGCTCGCCGACCGGGCGGATGCGGACAAGGTGCAGGCGCTGCTTTCGGGCGAGGCCGACGGCAACGACACCTATCTCGAAATTCACGCTGGCGCAGGCGGCACCGAAAGCCAGGACTGGGCCGAAATGCTGTTCCGCATGTATGGCCGCTGGGCCGAGCGCCGCGGCTTCAAGGTCGAGACGGTCGAGTATCAGGCGGGCGAACAGGCCGGGATCAAGTCGGCGACGCTGCTCATCAAGGGCGATGGCGCCTATGGCTATGCCAAGACCGAAAGCGGCGTTCACCGCCTGGTGCGCATCAGCCCCTATGATTCTTCGGCGCGCCGCCACACCTCGTTCTCGAGCGTTTGGGTCTATCCAGTGATCGACGACAGTTTCGAGATCGACATCAATCCCGCCGATCTCAAGATCGACACCTATCGCGCATCCGGTGCGGGCGGGCAGCACGTCAACACCACCGATTCCGCGGTGCGCATCACCCACCAGCCTTCGGGCATCGTGGTGGCGAGCCAGCAGGATCGCAGCCAGCACAAGAACCGCGAAATCGCGATGAATATGCTCAAGGCACGTCTCTACGAAGCGGAGATGCGGGCACGCGAGGAAGCGGCATCAGCCGAACACTCCGCCAAGAGCGATATTGGCTGGGGGCACCAGATCCGTTCCTACGTCTTGCAGCCCTATCAGATGGTCAAGGACCTGCGCACCGGCGTCGTTTCCACTGCGCCCGACGCGGTGCTCGACGGGGCGATCGATCCTTTCATTTCCGCCGCGCTCGCGCAGCGGGTGACGGGGGAAAAGGTCGAAATCGAGGACGTGGAGTAA
- a CDS encoding NAD(P)H-dependent flavin oxidoreductase, which translates to MFKGLSPIVYGGREVWPLVEGGKGVSASNHASSGAWAAAGGIGTVSAVNADSYDADGNPIPQVYHGKTREERHQELIRYAIDGATTQVKMAHEIANGRGAININVLWEMGGAQAVLEGVLENTRGMVTGVTCGAGMPYKLAEIAARFNVHYLPIVSSGRAFRALWKRSYHKVPDLMAAVVYEDPWLAGGHNGLSNAEDPTKPEDPYPRVKALRDVMRAEGIADTVPIVMAGGVWYLRDWNDWIDNSELGTIAFQFGTRPLLTRESPIPQIWKDMLRTVEPGDVLLHKFSPTGFYSSAVKTPFLYDLMHRSERQIPFFKRGEDEAAVQLGEEGKARNFWVKPEDKARADMWMRAGHTEPLKTPDNSIVFVTPKARDTIRKDQQDCMGCLSHCSFSSWKDHDDYTTGRLADPRSFCIQKTLQDIAHDGDPDTNLAFAGHAAYNFKTDPFYSNGYTPSVGELVERILTGD; encoded by the coding sequence TTGTTCAAGGGATTGAGCCCGATCGTATACGGCGGGCGTGAGGTCTGGCCGCTGGTCGAAGGCGGCAAGGGCGTTTCAGCGAGCAACCACGCCAGTTCGGGTGCATGGGCCGCGGCAGGCGGTATCGGAACGGTCAGCGCGGTCAACGCCGACAGCTACGACGCTGATGGCAACCCCATTCCGCAGGTCTATCATGGCAAAACGCGCGAGGAGCGGCATCAGGAACTGATCCGCTACGCGATCGATGGCGCCACCACGCAGGTCAAGATGGCGCACGAGATCGCCAATGGCCGCGGCGCGATCAATATCAACGTATTGTGGGAAATGGGCGGCGCGCAGGCGGTGCTCGAAGGCGTGCTCGAAAATACGCGCGGCATGGTGACGGGCGTCACCTGCGGGGCAGGGATGCCATACAAGCTGGCCGAGATCGCGGCGCGTTTCAACGTCCACTATCTCCCCATCGTCAGTTCGGGCCGCGCCTTCCGCGCGCTGTGGAAGCGCAGCTATCACAAGGTCCCCGATCTGATGGCGGCGGTGGTCTATGAAGACCCCTGGCTCGCCGGCGGACACAATGGCCTGTCGAACGCCGAAGACCCGACCAAGCCCGAAGATCCCTATCCGCGGGTCAAGGCGCTGCGCGACGTGATGCGCGCCGAGGGCATTGCCGACACCGTGCCGATCGTGATGGCAGGCGGCGTGTGGTATCTGCGCGACTGGAACGACTGGATCGACAATTCCGAGCTTGGCACCATCGCCTTCCAGTTCGGCACGCGGCCGCTGCTGACCCGCGAAAGCCCGATCCCGCAGATCTGGAAGGACATGCTGCGCACTGTCGAGCCGGGCGATGTGCTGCTGCACAAGTTCTCGCCCACCGGCTTCTATTCGAGCGCGGTCAAGACCCCGTTCCTATACGATCTGATGCACCGTTCGGAACGCCAGATCCCGTTCTTCAAGCGCGGCGAGGATGAGGCTGCGGTGCAGCTGGGCGAAGAGGGCAAGGCGCGCAATTTCTGGGTCAAGCCCGAGGACAAGGCGCGCGCCGACATGTGGATGCGCGCTGGGCATACCGAACCTTTGAAGACGCCCGACAACAGCATTGTCTTCGTTACGCCCAAGGCGCGCGACACGATCCGCAAGGACCAGCAGGACTGCATGGGCTGCCTGTCGCATTGCAGCTTTTCAAGCTGGAAGGATCACGACGATTACACCACCGGGCGGCTCGCCGATCCGCGCAGCTTCTGCATCCAGAAGACCCTGCAGGATATCGCGCATGATGGCGATCCGGACACCAACCTCGCCTTCGCAGGCCACGCGGCCTACAACTTCAAGACCGACCCTTTCTACTCGAACGGCTATACCCCCAGCGTGGGCGAGCTGGTCGAGCGGATTTTGACCGGAGATTGA
- a CDS encoding peroxiredoxin, which translates to MTALVSAGLLSTGAAAELPKGAAAPAFTTRAALAGKAFGFNLKAALARGPVVLYFYPKAFTSGCTLEANAFAAAIPKFKAAGASVIGMSADNIETLKDFSRKECRDAFPVGVASPQIGRAYDVAGPSGLTRRTSYVIAQDGRIAAVHSDADYRSHVDKTLAAVRALAK; encoded by the coding sequence ATGACCGCGCTGGTCTCAGCCGGCCTTCTTTCCACCGGCGCGGCCGCCGAATTGCCGAAGGGCGCTGCCGCTCCCGCCTTCACCACGCGTGCCGCGCTCGCGGGCAAGGCGTTCGGCTTCAATCTGAAAGCGGCATTGGCGCGCGGGCCGGTGGTGCTCTATTTCTACCCCAAGGCCTTCACATCGGGCTGCACGCTCGAAGCGAACGCCTTCGCCGCCGCGATCCCCAAGTTCAAAGCGGCTGGCGCGAGCGTTATCGGCATGTCTGCCGACAATATCGAAACGCTAAAGGATTTCAGCCGCAAGGAATGCCGCGATGCATTCCCCGTCGGTGTCGCCTCGCCGCAGATCGGCCGCGCCTATGATGTGGCCGGGCCGTCCGGGCTGACCCGGCGCACGTCCTATGTGATTGCGCAGGACGGGCGGATCGCTGCGGTGCACTCGGACGCCGATTATCGCAGCCATGTCGACAAGACTTTGGCGGCGGTCCGCGCGCTCGCGAAGTAG
- a CDS encoding DUF7079 family protein, with protein sequence MQVRAARFSEAEIARRLPVWCALSDAFLDTELDQRAYRHIAKVIRAQGFDAAEGEAIFRDEVAPAFAYNLWSVAGEWAGWPETTVRERVLAGKNGPLATLVNAAMLARHLDEEWARIAAHLTC encoded by the coding sequence ATGCAGGTGCGCGCCGCGCGATTTTCCGAGGCGGAAATTGCGCGGCGTCTGCCTGTCTGGTGTGCGCTTTCGGACGCATTTCTCGATACCGAACTCGATCAGCGCGCATACCGGCACATCGCCAAGGTCATTCGTGCGCAGGGCTTCGATGCGGCCGAGGGCGAAGCCATCTTCCGGGACGAGGTCGCACCTGCCTTCGCCTACAATCTCTGGAGCGTGGCGGGAGAGTGGGCGGGGTGGCCGGAAACGACGGTGCGCGAGCGTGTTCTCGCTGGCAAGAACGGCCCGCTTGCGACGCTCGTCAACGCCGCAATGCTGGCGCGGCATCTCGACGAAGAATGGGCGCGGATCGCGGCCCATCTGACATGTTGA
- a CDS encoding NuoB/complex I 20 kDa subunit family protein → MRGPDADFFKSLQTEVTDKGFLVTSTEELFQWARTGSLWWMTFGLACCAVEMIHANMPRFDMERFGAAPRASPRQSDVMIVAGTLCNKMAPALRKVYDQMSDPKYVISMGSCANGGGYYHYSYSVVRGCDRIVPVDIYVPGCPPTAEALLYGVMQLQRKIRRVGTIER, encoded by the coding sequence ATGCGTGGGCCCGATGCCGACTTCTTCAAGTCGCTGCAGACCGAAGTCACCGACAAGGGTTTTCTCGTCACGTCGACCGAGGAGCTGTTCCAGTGGGCGCGCACCGGCTCGCTGTGGTGGATGACCTTCGGGCTTGCCTGCTGCGCGGTCGAGATGATCCACGCCAACATGCCGCGCTTCGACATGGAGCGTTTCGGCGCCGCGCCGCGCGCCTCTCCGCGCCAGTCGGACGTGATGATCGTCGCGGGCACGCTGTGCAACAAGATGGCTCCGGCACTGCGCAAGGTCTATGACCAGATGTCCGATCCCAAATATGTGATCAGCATGGGATCGTGCGCCAATGGCGGCGGCTATTACCACTATTCCTATTCGGTGGTGCGTGGGTGCGACCGGATCGTGCCGGTCGATATCTATGTCCCCGGCTGCCCGCCGACCGCCGAGGCGCTGCTTTACGGCGTCATGCAATTGCAGCGGAAGATCCGCCGCGTGGGCACCATCGAAAGATAA
- a CDS encoding coniferyl aldehyde dehydrogenase — MADDRRAELEDLLARQRAAFTASRPEHLSQRKDRIKRAIALIKDHGDAFAKAMSADFGSRSAQQSMLTDIAATVGAGNHALKHIDQWSKPERRKVQFPLGLLGAKAEVRYEPKGVIGILSPWNFPVQLAFGPLMQVLAAGNRAMIKPSEFTERTSELMAELTAQYFQPEEVAVVTGSPEVAAAFSSLKFDHLVFTGSTATGRRVMQAAAENLVPVTLELGGKSPVIMGRSADFAKAGERIAIGKMLNAGQICLAPDYLMVPEDKADEAVAGVTQAAATMYPKLLDNDDYASIVSDRHFERLQGLVSDARDKGAEVIEVNPGQEDFANANQRKMPLTVLRGVNEDMTVMQEEIFGPVLPVMTYKAVDQAVDYVNEHDRPLGLYYFGEDKAEQERVLTRTISGGVTTNDVVFHVSMEDLPFGGVGPSGMGSYHAVEGFREFSHARAVYHQPKIDIAKLGGLKPPYGKATDAATARMMK; from the coding sequence ATGGCCGATGATCGCCGCGCTGAACTCGAAGACCTGCTGGCACGCCAACGCGCGGCCTTCACCGCCTCGCGCCCCGAACACCTGAGCCAGCGCAAGGACCGGATCAAGCGCGCGATCGCGCTGATCAAGGACCATGGCGATGCCTTTGCCAAGGCGATGAGCGCAGATTTCGGCAGCCGTTCGGCCCAGCAATCGATGCTCACCGACATCGCCGCGACCGTGGGGGCGGGCAACCACGCGCTCAAACACATCGACCAGTGGTCGAAGCCCGAGAGGCGCAAGGTGCAGTTCCCGCTCGGCCTTTTGGGGGCGAAGGCCGAAGTGCGCTATGAACCCAAGGGCGTGATCGGCATTCTGAGCCCGTGGAATTTTCCGGTGCAGCTCGCTTTCGGGCCGCTGATGCAGGTGCTGGCCGCGGGCAACCGCGCGATGATCAAGCCGTCCGAGTTCACCGAGCGCACCAGCGAGCTGATGGCGGAGCTCACTGCGCAATATTTCCAGCCCGAGGAAGTCGCGGTTGTCACCGGCAGCCCCGAGGTTGCCGCAGCGTTTTCCTCTCTGAAGTTCGACCATCTGGTCTTCACGGGATCGACAGCAACGGGGCGCCGGGTGATGCAGGCGGCCGCAGAGAACCTCGTGCCCGTCACGCTCGAACTGGGCGGCAAATCGCCGGTCATCATGGGGCGCAGCGCCGATTTCGCCAAGGCGGGCGAACGGATCGCGATCGGCAAGATGCTCAATGCCGGGCAGATCTGCCTTGCGCCTGATTATCTGATGGTGCCCGAAGACAAGGCCGACGAAGCGGTCGCGGGGGTCACGCAGGCCGCCGCCACGATGTACCCGAAGCTGCTCGACAACGACGACTATGCCTCGATCGTTTCGGATCGCCACTTCGAGCGCCTCCAAGGTCTCGTTTCCGATGCGCGCGACAAGGGCGCTGAAGTCATCGAAGTCAATCCGGGGCAAGAGGATTTCGCCAACGCCAACCAGCGCAAGATGCCGCTGACCGTGCTGCGCGGCGTCAACGAAGACATGACCGTGATGCAGGAAGAAATCTTCGGACCCGTCCTGCCGGTGATGACCTACAAGGCGGTCGACCAGGCGGTCGATTACGTCAATGAACACGACCGCCCGCTGGGGCTCTATTATTTTGGCGAGGACAAGGCCGAACAGGAGCGCGTGCTGACCCGCACGATCTCGGGCGGGGTCACAACCAATGACGTGGTGTTTCATGTTTCGATGGAAGACCTGCCGTTCGGCGGGGTCGGGCCATCGGGGATGGGCAGCTATCACGCGGTCGAGGGCTTCCGCGAATTCAGCCATGCGCGCGCGGTCTATCACCAGCCCAAGATCGATATTGCCAAGCTCGGCGGATTAAAGCCGCCCTATGGCAAGGCGACCGATGCCGCGACGGCGCGGATGATGAAGTAG
- a CDS encoding class I SAM-dependent methyltransferase, with the protein MLRRVILPFVALLISGVVTGCDALAPAATDRSETALAFPAPDRPIASVVSNQFSNEDDRDERGEAKVVMDLADIRPGMTVADIGAGEGYYTVRLAERVGADGRVLAQDISREALDRLGRRVEKDRLENISLKFGDTDNPQLPPDSFDRIFMVHMYHEVTEPYAFLWNMWPALNSGGQIVVVESDTPIGRHGMPHTMLFCEFEAVGYVLVEYLERPDIKGYFARFERGPKRIAPENIKACQAP; encoded by the coding sequence ATGCTGCGCCGCGTGATCCTGCCGTTTGTCGCTTTGCTGATTTCGGGTGTCGTGACGGGCTGCGATGCGTTGGCACCGGCGGCGACGGATCGCTCTGAAACCGCACTTGCCTTTCCCGCGCCGGACCGGCCGATCGCGAGCGTCGTATCCAACCAGTTCTCGAACGAGGACGACCGCGACGAGCGCGGCGAGGCCAAGGTCGTGATGGATCTGGCCGATATCCGCCCTGGCATGACAGTCGCCGATATCGGTGCGGGCGAGGGCTATTACACCGTCCGCCTTGCCGAACGCGTGGGCGCCGATGGCCGTGTGCTTGCGCAGGACATCAGCCGCGAGGCGCTCGACCGGCTCGGGCGGCGGGTGGAAAAGGACCGGCTCGAGAACATCTCGCTCAAATTCGGCGACACCGACAATCCGCAACTGCCGCCCGACAGTTTCGACCGGATCTTCATGGTTCACATGTATCACGAAGTGACGGAGCCCTACGCTTTCCTGTGGAACATGTGGCCCGCGCTCAATTCGGGCGGTCAGATCGTGGTAGTCGAAAGCGACACCCCGATCGGGCGTCACGGCATGCCGCACACGATGCTGTTCTGCGAGTTCGAGGCGGTCGGCTATGTGCTGGTCGAATATCTCGAACGGCCCGACATCAAGGGCTATTTCGCCAGGTTCGAGCGCGGACCCAAGCGGATCGCGCCTGAAAACATAAAGGCCTGTCAGGCGCCCTGA